One stretch of Segatella copri DNA includes these proteins:
- a CDS encoding MlaE family ABC transporter permease — MLIEKWLTTFGKYLILMGRSFSRPERMRMFLKQYIKEMSQLGVDSIGIVLLISFFIGAVICIQMKLNIQSPWMPRWVSGYTTREIMLLEFSSSIMCLILAGKVGSNIASELGTMRVTQQIDALDIMGVNSACYLILPKILGLVTIMPFLVIFSSGMGIIGAYGTAYIGHILPPDDLTLGLQHSFNQWFVWMSIIKSLFFAFIISSVSSYFGYTVEGGSVEVGKSSTDAVVSSSVLILFSDVFLTQILS, encoded by the coding sequence ATGTTAATAGAAAAATGGCTTACCACCTTCGGTAAATATCTCATATTGATGGGACGTTCTTTTTCCCGTCCTGAGCGCATGCGCATGTTCTTGAAACAATACATCAAGGAGATGTCGCAATTGGGTGTTGACTCTATAGGTATCGTCTTACTGATATCCTTCTTCATTGGAGCCGTTATCTGCATCCAGATGAAATTGAACATCCAGAGCCCTTGGATGCCACGATGGGTTTCCGGCTACACCACCCGAGAAATCATGCTTTTGGAGTTCTCATCAAGTATAATGTGTCTGATTCTCGCAGGCAAAGTGGGCTCTAATATCGCTTCGGAGTTGGGAACAATGCGTGTCACCCAACAGATTGATGCCCTTGATATCATGGGAGTGAACTCTGCATGTTACCTCATTCTGCCTAAAATTCTCGGTTTGGTTACCATCATGCCATTCCTGGTTATCTTCAGCTCTGGCATGGGTATCATCGGCGCCTATGGAACGGCGTATATTGGGCACATCCTACCACCAGACGACCTGACACTTGGCTTGCAACATTCATTTAACCAATGGTTTGTATGGATGAGCATCATCAAGAGTCTTTTCTTTGCATTCATCATTTCCAGCGTATCTTCTTATTTCGGTTATACCGTAGAAGGTGGATCTGTGGAGGTTGGAAAATCATCAACCGATGCTGTTGTCAGTTCTAGTGTTTTGATTCTGTTTTCAGATGTTTTCCTCACTCAAATTCTCTCGTAA
- a CDS encoding ABC transporter ATP-binding protein: MIEVRNLTKSFGDKVVLDNINVTFETGKTNLIIGQSGSGKTVLMKNLVGLLQPTSGEVLYDDRDFIRMSKKEKVQMRREMGMIFQSAALFDSLNVLENVMFPLDMFSTMNYRERVKRAQECLDRVNLIEAQQKYPGEISGGMQKRVAIARAIVMNPKYLFCDEPNSGLDPKTSLVIDELLSGITKDYNMTTIINTHDMNSVMGIGENICFIYQGHKEWQGNKDEVMTSTNEKLNDLVFASDLFRKVKEVELEEAKNK, encoded by the coding sequence ATGATAGAAGTTAGAAATCTCACCAAGTCGTTTGGCGACAAGGTTGTATTAGACAATATAAACGTCACCTTTGAAACAGGAAAGACTAATTTGATAATCGGACAGAGTGGTTCCGGAAAGACCGTACTCATGAAGAATCTCGTAGGATTACTTCAGCCTACAAGTGGCGAAGTTCTCTACGATGACCGTGACTTCATCCGGATGTCAAAAAAAGAAAAAGTCCAAATGCGCCGCGAGATGGGAATGATTTTCCAAAGTGCAGCCCTGTTCGACTCTTTGAATGTACTTGAGAATGTCATGTTTCCACTTGATATGTTCTCTACCATGAATTACAGGGAGCGCGTAAAACGGGCTCAGGAATGTCTTGACCGCGTCAATCTGATAGAGGCTCAGCAGAAATATCCTGGAGAAATCTCGGGTGGTATGCAGAAACGAGTAGCTATTGCACGTGCCATCGTAATGAATCCGAAATACCTGTTCTGCGATGAGCCAAACTCAGGTTTGGATCCAAAGACCTCACTTGTGATAGATGAACTGCTTTCAGGCATCACCAAAGACTATAATATGACTACCATCATCAACACCCACGACATGAATTCGGTGATGGGCATTGGTGAAAACATCTGTTTTATCTACCAAGGTCATAAAGAATGGCAAGGCAACAAAGATGAAGTAATGACCTCAACAAACGAGAAACTCAACGATTTAGTCTTTGCTTCCGATCTATTCCGCAAAGTAAAGGAGGTGGAGCTGGAAGAAGCTAAAAACAAATAA